Proteins from a genomic interval of Lates calcarifer isolate ASB-BC8 unplaced genomic scaffold, TLL_Latcal_v3 _unitig_1092_quiver_764, whole genome shotgun sequence:
- the LOC108886128 gene encoding SUN domain-containing protein 1: MSDEDEDLQSWGWTDLSSYSSSASDSEKEQQVVSFLRTRIMSRRSLRLDDGLLDRSLPRSSASFSVGGGSWSSTRSLKSRRSQQHSTSCSESLLVQTPRKPAGPLLLSSSLHSVASDASLLSSLLDESSIQESTLVDTFWGLDHDIDPKESTIIAEQSTVLEDNTLIGSDSRCDKHPVQTLSRVYCKDCELHSDRKESVTTYCSSSKYSTSSSSPVDGARTLGPQGTGDVYHLLPRPESQEQDSRCAGVRVGCRCEGSSLCNLPVNSALPSPAAAETPRCDRCAAAVAGFVSAVCQESCSLLCLCTDTHLAGVSGAGLKCSRVQLKHRQQTWSSIWSLWSHEPEGVGHEPEGASSQRISVCDDCKEKQRPEMNTVTSSSWSSLASCALGLMWSATVFTASCLFQLSQAAVSALWPLTKKAYFASWSAGRSAGKTAGEVLRRLSRRWHHMTTSFPLTWFPLRLLVVLLPLLLLLFSLCWFGPTSLQSILPAVNITEWTTMAVSDIHDSSSSHSYVSFLSESAEGTVEESSEVQPYVEPLYSQPPPAQAPTAEEEEEEEEEESAGKESSRLVGLEQSLTALWERVEAGGQRAEQRHREVLGLYADLRRQQQEASAQSREEGVEPWLSGLLDQQLTQLRRRLDEERQQREQIRQQDLLLQQSQTSRLDQLELQLQALAAKTEEVQWRQEAATTSSPSPATLPAAVSVGVDRQSHNALLAEVARLEAALEDVRRDIKGLSGFQDGCRRLEGIQQTISAQVSTQVHEEVQALIYGNQLTVGGGGDSDTLSESLLQWLSQRYVSRSDLQAALASLELSILQNISLQLEQHHSEEVVREAVLQTAKAAGATVTEEDVHVIVKNALQLFSQDRTGLADYALESGGGSILSTRCSQTYETKAALLSLFGVPLWYFSQSPRAVIQPDIHPGNCWAFRGSTGFLVIRLSMRILPTAFSLEHIPKALAPSGTLLSAPRDFSVYGLDDESQERGKLLGAYTYDEDGESLQTYPVTVENDQAFQIIEVQVLSNWGHQEYTCMYRFRVHGMPSDD; encoded by the exons ATCTCTGAAGTCTCGTCGTTCTCAGCAGCACTCCACCTCCTGCTCAGAGTCTCTCCTCGTCCAAACTCCTCGTAAACCGGCCGGCCCGTTgctcctcagcagcagcctccacaGCGTGGCCTCCGACgcctccctgctctcctccctgCTGGACGAGTCCTCCATCCAGGAGTCGACGCTGGTCGACACTTTCTGGG GTTTGGACCATGACATTGACCCTAAAG AAAGTACCATCATAGCGGAGCAGAGCACCGTTCTGGAGGACAACACTCTGATTGGTTCAGACAGCCGCTGCGACAAACACCCAGTCCAAACACTCAGCAGGGTTTACTGTAAAGACTGTGAGCTGCACTCAGACAGGAAGGAGTCCGTCACCACGTACTGCTCCTCCTCCAAAtactccacctcctcctcctcccccgtTGACGGTGCCAGGACTCTTGGACCACAGGGAACTGGAGACGTCTACCATCTACTGCCGAGACCGGAGTCGCAAGAGCAGGACAG CAGGTGTGCTGGTGTCCGTGTGGGATGCAGGTGTGAGGGCAGCAGCCTGTGTAATCTCCCTGTTAACTCTGCTTTAccatcacctgctgctgcagaaacaccACGATGTGACAG atgtgctgcagctgtggctggattcgtcagtgctgtgtgtcagGAGAGCTGCAGCCTGCTGTGTctctgcactgacacacacctggCAGGTGTGTCGGGGGCGGGCCTCAAATGCAGCAGAGTGCAgcttaaacacagacagcagacatgGAG CTCGATCTGGTCACTGTGGAGTCATGAGCCTGAAGGAGTCGGCCACGAACCAGAAGGAGCTTCATCCCAACGGATCTCTGTGT GTGACGACTGTAAGGAGAAACAACGCCCAGAGATGAACACTGTCACTTCATCTTCATGGTCCTCACTGGCTTCCTGTGCGTTGGGGCTGATGTGGAGCGCTACTGTTTTTACAG CTTCGTGTCTCTTTCAGCTGTCTCAGGCTGCAGTCTCGGCTCTCTGGCCTTTGACCAAGAAAGCATATTTTGCTTCGTGGAGTGCCGGGCGCTCTGCAG gtaaAACAGCAGGTGAGGTGTTGAGACGGTTAAGCAGACGATGGCATCACATGACCACCAGCTTTCCCCTGACTTG GTTCCCTCTCAGACTCCTTGTggttctcctccctctgctgctcctcctgttcA GCCTGTGTTGGTTTGGTCCAACCAGTCTACAGTCTATCCTCCCAGCTGTAAACATCACAGAGTGGACGACGATGGCGGTCTCTGACATCCACGATTCGTCGTCCAGCCACAGCTACGTGTCCTTCCTGAGCGAGTCAGCAGAGGGCACTGTCGAGGAGTCGAGCGAGGTGCAGCCCTACGTGGAGCCGCTCTACAGTCAACCTCCTCCAGCTCAAGCACcgacagcagaggaggaggaggaggaggagg AGGAGGAGTCTGCGGGGAAAGAGTCGTCCCGGCTCGTAGGTCTGGAGCAGAGTCTGACGGCGCTGTGGGAGCGTGTGGAGGCCGGAGGACAGCgggcagagcagagacacagggagGTTCTCGGACTGTACGCTGACCTTCGGCGGCAACAGCAGGAGGCCTCTGctcagagcagggaggagggcGTGGAGCCCTGGCTGAGCGGCCTGCTGGACCAGCAGCTGACCCAGCTCAGGAGGAGACTAGATgaggagagacagcagagggaACAG ATTCGACAGCAGGATTTGTTGCTGCAGCAGAGTCAAACGTCTCGTCTGGAtcagctggagctgcagctgcaggcaCTGGCTGCcaaaacagag GAGGTGCAGTGGAGACAAGAAGCAGCTACAACATCCTCACCTTCACCTGCAACACTTCCAGCTGCTGTCAG TGTTGGTGTGGACCGTCAGTCCCACAATGCTTTGCTGGCAGAGGTGGCAAGGTTAGAGGCGGCTCTGGAGGACGTGAGGCGCGACATTAAGGGTCTGTCTGGGTTTCAGGATGGCTGCCGAAGACTCGAAGGAATCCAGCAGACG atttCAGCGCAGGTCTCCACCCAGGTCCATGAGGAGGTTCAGGCTCTCATCTATGGGAACCAGCTGACGGTGGGAGGCGGTGGAGACTCAGACACCCTCTCAGAGTCACTCCTCCAGTGGTTGTCCCAGCGGTACGTCAGCAGGAGTGACCTGCAGGCAGCGCTGGCCTCTCTGGAACTCAGCATCCTGCAGAACATCAGCCTGCAGCTGGAGCAACACCACAGCGAGGAGGTGGTCCGAGAGGCCGTCCTGCAAACCGCTAAGGCTGCTGGTGCCACCGTAACggaggag GACGTCCACGTGATCGTGAAGAACGccctgcagctgttttctcaGGACCGAACCGGCCTGGCCGACTACGCCCTGGAGTCTGGAG GGGGCAGCATCCTGAGCACTCGCTGCTCGCAGACGTACGAGACGAAGGCGGCTCTCCTCAGTCTGTTTGGAGTTCCTCTCTGGTatttctctcagtctcctcgAGCTGTAATCCAG CCGGACATCCATCCAGGAAACTGCTGGGCCTTCAGAGGCTCAACAGGCTTCCTGGTGATCCGACTCTCTATGAGGATCCTCCCCACTGCCTTCTCCCTGGAGCACATCCCCAAAGCCCTGGCACCCAGCGGGACTCTGCTCAGTGCCCCCCGAGACTTCAGTGTCTAC GGTCTGGATGATGAGAGCCAGGAGAGGGGGAAGCTGCTAGGCGCCTACACCTATGATGAGGATGGAGAGTCTCTGCAGACCTACCCTGTCACT GTGGAGAACGATCAAGCCTTCCAGATCATCGAGGTACAGGTGTTGTCCAACTGGGGACACCAGGAGTACACCTGCATGTACCGCTTCAGAGTACACGGGATGCCAAGTGACGACTGA